In the genome of Kwoniella shivajii chromosome 5, complete sequence, one region contains:
- a CDS encoding Grx4 family monothiol glutaredoxin, with amino-acid sequence MSFARAGLRTLRSLPQSQVYRSSTLLNQRRLISDEAKKLIDNAVQTNPLVVFMKGTPEAPQCGFSRAVCQILDVQGVPREKIVSYNCLEDQELRSAIKEYSEWPTIPQVYVKGEFVGGCDIVLSMHQSGELENLLIKEGLAPPLPEEEPATKA; translated from the exons ATGTCTTTTGCCAGAGCAGGTCTACGTACACTC CGATCCCTTCCCCAATCCCAAGTGTATCGATCTTCTACTCTTTTGAATCAAAGGAGATTGATATCTGATGAGGCTAAGAAGCTCATCGAtaat GCAGTGCAAACCAACCCTTTAGTAGTGTTCATGAAAGGTACACCTGAAGCACCTCAATGTGGATTCTCTAGAGCTGTTTGTCAAATCTTGGATGTCCAA GGCGTACCGAGGGAGAAAATTGTTTCGTATAACTGTTTGGAGGATCAAGAGCTCAGATCTGCTATCAAAGAGTACAG TGAATGGCCAACGATTCCTCAAGTTTAtgtcaaaggtgaatttgTAGGAGGATGTGATATCGTCTtatcaa TGCATCAAAGCGGAGAGCTGGAGAACTTGCttatcaaagaaggattagcACCTCCTCTTCCCGAGGAAGAACCCGCTACTAAAGCTTAG